The window GCACCGCCCGACCCTCACGCGCACCGGAAGTTGCGTAGGCTCGCCTTCCGACTCACAGAGCTGGGGGGGCGGTGTCAGTTAAGGACAGGCCGTCCAATCAGAATGCAACACGAAGGGTTTCAGAGGCGCAGACGCAGCTCCGCCCTTCACTCGGGAGCTCCGCCCCACTGCCACGTTTGACGACGGATCGCGCGGGCGTGCGCGTATCTCTTGGCCAATCAGGAGCCGCAGATCCTGGCCTCCAAAGGTAGCAGCCATTCCAGACGCGCGGAAGGTGTAGGAGAAAGCCACCAGTCACAAGTCGAGGGAGAGAAAGTTCTCCATGGGGAGCCAATGAAAAAACCGGGTAGAGTGCGAGCGCGAGCTCCTCGGCCAATCTCGGGCGAGGGCGAGGGAAGCCCCCATGGCGATTTCGAATCCGGGGTCGGGGGCCAGAACGGACAGCCAATGCGAACGCTTTGGAGGTGGGCCCCGGAGCCCGCCAGCCAATCGAGAGTGGGCGCAGGCGGGCGCGCGCGCGGCGGCGGCCGGGCTTATAGGGGCGGGGCGGCCGGCGCGCGCTCTCGTGGCCTCGCTGTCCCGGCGGCGCCAACCGAAGCGCCGCGCCCGCTGCCGACATGCTGCGCCGCGTTCTGCTCTGCCTGGCCCTGGCCGTGCTGACGCGCGCGGGCGCCGCCGCTCCGGAGGAGGAGGACCACGTCCTGGTGCTGCACAAGGGCAACTTCGAGGAGGCGCTGGCGGCCCACAAGTACCTGCTGGTGGAGTTCTGTGAGTGCCGCCGGCCCGGCCGGGCCTCGCCGTGGCGGGGCGGGGACGCGGGGGGGCCGGCGGGACGGACGGGGGTCTCCGGGGCTGTCAGCATCCAGCCCCCCCTCCGGAGGCGCAGTCCCGGGCTGGTGCGGCGCGCAGAGCTGCTGTCGGCGTCCCCGCGCTGCCCACGTCCTGGGGGCATCCCTCCTGCTTGAGCCGGGTCCCAAGGCTGGCCGCAGGCCGACAGCCAGGACATGCTTTGTGCCTTACGTCCACATGGCAGGGGCCCTCCTTTAGCCTGGTGTCAGCTGCCACCAATACAGAGGAGCGCGCCGGGGTCCAGCCCCCTGACCGCCCCCCAGGACTGATCCCAGAGCGCCCCACCTTCAACCCCATACAGCTCGCTTTAGCAGTGCTGTCACCCAGACTCCAGCACCGCCGTCTGTTTTTATAAGTGTGTAAGCACTACCTGGGGTGGAAAGCTCCAGCCCGCCAGAGCTGCTAAGCTGAGCTGACAGAGAGTTGTGTTCCCACAATGCATAGAGTCACTTTTAAGTGGGAGTCTTGGGGCAGGCGTGCACAGGTGTGTGTTGCACATTCACGACTAGGTCTTGCTGAGCGTACAGGTGCCGAGGCGCTGGCTTCTTGACTTTTCTGGGTGTTCCCAGGGACATGACCGCCCTCACTGCTTGCAGATGATGGGAAGTCACCCATCGTTTGTCCCGTGCCAAGCAGCTTGGGGTCCGGTGTCAGTTTGTCGTTCGTGGCCTCTGTACCAATATTGCCCAAGAGCGTCAAGCTATCAGCTCAGCCCTGTGGGTTCAGGGGGGTTATCTTGGTGAGTAGATAAGATTTTTATGGAAGGAAGTGCcaggagaaggtgggggaagCGGTGGAACTTGGTCGACGCTGCTTTCCAGCATCCGTTTCTTTTCCAGATGCGCCATGGTGTGGCCACTGCAAGGCTCTGGCCCCCGAGTATGCCAAAGCAGCTGGCAGGCTGAAGGCGGAAGGCTCGGAGATCAGACTGGCAAAGGTAGATGCCACCGAGGAGTCCGATCTGGCTCAGCGGTATGGTGTGCGTGGCTACCCTACAGTCAAGTTCTTCAAGAACGGAGACACCGCTGCCCCCAGAGAGTACACAGGTGTGATTGCTGCACCGCCCTTCTCTTCCCTGCAGACGGGGGTGTGCCTGCAGCCTTTGGGAGGGACCTGAGAGGTGGGGAGGCCCGCTTTCAGAGGCAAGGCGGGGAACCTGGTCTCAGACTGGATTCTCAGTCGAGGTCAGCCTCTGACGCTCTCGTGAGGAAAGTGCTCCCATCCCCGAAGAGTGCGTCAGGTAGAGAGGGACATCCTTCCGGGGCGGGTGGCAAGCTGAGGCTTGTCCTGAGGTTGACCAGTGAGACGAGGAAGGCTGGGGCCCTCGGGCCCACTTGGAGCAACAGGTGTAGCGATTTGGGACTGTCCGGTGTGCCAAGCCAAGCGCCCAGGGCCttccccagggcaggggctgaggCTGAGAGCCACGGGGTGACAGGCTGGCGTCACTCACCTGTCCTGGCAGAGCTCAAATGCAAGGCCCGGCCCCTCAGGCTGCCTCCTGGGGCCTGGGCCCCTTTGTAGCCTGGTAGGTACCGGGACAAGAGGAGAGACTTTTGTCCATAGAACCGGTTCTGTGGCTCTTCTGTCAGAATGCTCTCGAGCAGCCTCGTTGATTCTGACGTCTGCGGCTCTGGTGTTCTTACCAGGCTGCTGTTTTGTTGTTCACACGTTCGCCTGGGTTCGCTCTCAGGACAGGAAGTGCAGAGTTCCCACGGTCCCATCGCTCACACTTAGGTTTGGTGAATGAGACAGCTGCTCCTAACTCCACCTGTAACTGATGAGTCAGCATCTCGTTGCCACTTAGGAGAATCCTTCTAAGCGTGAGCCTCGCACCCTCCTTGTGCCGGGCCAGGTAGCCAGATGCTTTGAGGGGAGGAAGGGCTTGGCCTTAGTCCCAGGAGGAGCAGGCTTCTACCTTTTCGGTTTGTCAGCTCTGGGTGGCGTGCGGGAGCCTGATCGCTCTCATTTTGCTGGTCTGGGAGGCATGTGGAAGGGCCAGGCCGAGGACAGGGACCGCTGAGCGGTCCTTATGTCCCAGGCCAGCTAGAGCTCGGGGAAGGCGGGGGTTGAGCTGATTTACCAAGcagcctttttttattttattttttttgaattccGTTGCATCTTTAATTATGGCGGAGCCTAGAGTGAGGGCACTGGGGGAAAGTGTGTGCTTGATGAATTTAAGCATCAAGGGATTTAGAAAGTGCAGAGGGCTTAGAGGAGGGGGCGGCGGCGTGATTCTGCTACCCTGGGGGCAGCCGCTGCGTCTCCCCTGCTTCACACCCAGTCCCGGTTTCTCAAGAGGCAGAATAGTGCTCTTAGCGCTAGGATTTGCACAGGCGCGTAGACAAGGTTCCTCTTCTGGAAGGAGAGTGTTGAGCCCCGGTCTTGGCAGAGAGCTCAGAGAACGGGCAGGGAGGGTGGGCCCTGGTTTTCAGCGGAACCCGCCTGTATTTGTGTACAGCTGGCAGAGAAGCTGAGGACATCGTGAACTGGCTGAAGAAACGCACCGGCCCCGCCGCCAGCACGCTGCCCGACAGGGCCGCCGCGGAGGCCTTGCTGGAGTCCAGCGAAGTGACCGTCATCGGCTTCTTCAAGGTAGAGGCTTCGGCACTGCGCCCCGTCGTCGGGGAAAGGTTCCCTGTGGTCTGGGTACTGCCTGTCTGTCCTGCTGGCGGCCCGGGCGGGACCCTCGGTGCTTGGGTGAGTGGCCACCTCTGCTGCTTCTCTGTAGGATGTGGAGTCGGACTTTGCCAAGCAGTTCCTGCTGGCAGCGGAGGCCATCGATGACATACCTTTTGGGATCACGTCCAACAGCGACGTGTTCTCCAAATACCAGCTGGACAAGGATGGGGTTGTGCTCTTCAAGAAGGTAAGTGGCCCTCCAGCAGCCCCGCCCAGGGCATGGAGACACCGCGGGGGGGGCTGCTTTCCTTATCACTTCCAGCCCCTGAGAACCTTGCCCGGGCGGCGCTGGACCGCCAGCTGGACTTATCGGGGGCCTGTTGGCAACGTCAGACCATAGGAGCCACTCAGACAGTGGCCTTCAGACTTTGCGCTGTGGGCCCGTTGTTCCGGCTCGAGTGGCAGCTCCAGGGCCGTGTTTGATGAAGGCAGAGCTGCTCTGGAGTGTTTAGTATTTccgaaaaaaagaaaatggagaaatattcagGAAGGTCTGCCGCCCTAATCTTTTCTTAGCACGTGATTCTTAGTATGAGGCGTCAGTTACGTTGATGGTGCCGTGCGGCCGACACTCCTGTTTGCTCAACTTCTTTATCCCTGGAAATGGAGGCCGTGCAGGtggcaggcagaggagggcagaaatcaggagagaggggcagggggcaggaggcgTGTCTTCGGGGATGAGGATCGGGCCTTTTGCTCCTGTTTTGTCCTGGTGGGAAGAGGGCGGGTTTGGAACTCCAGCAAAGCAGGAAACCCTGTGGTCAGAAAGGTCGCCGGCTTCTGGTCTAAGGCCGTTGTGTGTGTGCGCCCCACGTGTAGGGCATCTGGGCCGAGTGACTGAAGACAGGTAACCTTGTGTAGAAACTGCCGCATCTGGCACCTTGccaggggctggcagggaggggtgagggtgtCTCCCGGCTGTACTCCTGAGGACTGGGGACGCCAAGGTGGCTGTGCTTCCGTCGACTGGGGACACCAAGGTGGCTCCGGGTGATTCTGTTCCGGTGTCCTTGCCACTCCAGTGTTTCTGTAGTCTTGCTTTCCTCAAAACAATTCTAGATCCTCGTagcaccccccaccaccccgagGGAACGGAGGGGCTATGAGGCCCctatggggggcctgggtgggacTGGGTGGGATGGGCCTCTGCGGGTGGCCAGAGTCCTGGGTCCTGAGGTTGAGGCTGACGGAGGGGGAGGGTGTCTCAGAGACCGCCGAGACCCATGTGCCATCCCGCGTCCAAACCGTGCTTTCCTACCTCCTGAAAATCCAGAGTGCCAGTTCTCAGGCGTCCTCCGGCCTTGACTCCCCGTTGTCTGTGGGCACTGGGCGCGGCCTGGGTGACGTGACCCCTTGGGTCTGGTGCCAGTTGGGGGGCAGCCTTGAGGAGAGGCCTGGCAGGACCCCAGGGACTTTGTGCCGCGTGGGTCAGTATGGGTCCCAGCTGCAATCACAGACCGCCGTACGGACGAGGAGGAGGCGGCTCAAGTCTGGCCCCTCCCGGCTCTGTTGGGCTGGCCCCCGTTTTCTCCATCATGCTCGTTTCCTCAGTCTTtcttgttcccttttctctagaTCGTTCGATCCCATTTCTTGCAGCGTGTTGGGTCTGTCCAGGGGCCGCTGTGGGCAGCCTCACTGAGTCAGGCACCTCCCTAGTGGGACAGGGCAGGCCACTTGCTGGGAAGGACGGGGGCTCGGATGGCGGCTTGGGTCATGGGTCACTGGCAGTTGGACTTCTGGTTTGAGAGCTATTCTGTGTCTTTATTCGTCCTGGTGgttactttgcttttctttcctgaaacCGAGGGGTAGGAGTGGGTGTCGGGCCAGGCCTGTCCTCCGCTGCCTGCAGCGTTGCGCCTTTTGGGGATGTTTGTCGTTGTGGCCTGACGGGGCTGGGCTTCACTACTGTCCCTGGCTGGATGAAGGCTGGTTGTGTGCTTTTTACTGAAGTAGATGGGGACTGTAGTGTGACGTGACCCCATTGCTAAAAAGATGTGTCTCCAGACAGGTGCGTGCGGCAACTCTGTCCTTTGGGCCTCTGGGCATGAAATCGGGCACACCGCCCACTGCTCGGAGGGGCTGGCAGTACGGTTCTGGAGCAGTGGGGGCCTGTGTGCCCCTGGTAGGGGCTCAGGAGCATGCCTGGTGGAGCCGGGCCCCCTGGCCTTGGCTTTTcatctcctttcccctcttctccttgggtttggggaagagagagcaggCTTCAGCTTTTCCTGGGGGTGCTGTGCTCGTGGCCCCTGGCACCTGGCCCTCGATCTGGTCTAACTTTAGCAGCCGGTGTCGTAGTCGAGCTGAATGAAGGTCAGGCTGTAATGTGATGTTGGCGGGAGCAGGGAGTGGCCGCCTGCTTTTCTGGAAGTTCCTTTGGGGAAGTGTAACTGGAAATGACTGGGAAGAAAAGGTGAGTAGTTTCTCTCTGTGGGACTCATTCGAGAGTTCAGAGGGAAGGATGAGATGCTCGTGTGAACAGGTGTAGACGCAGCATTGTTTTTGTGCTGGGAGTGGTCTCTGCGCTCCACCCAGAGCCAGGGCTGCAGCTCGGCTGCACGGCTGCCCGTGGGCCTCTCTGGTCTGTAGCAACAGCCTTCCAGCTTCGGGGCCTCAGGACCTCTGAAACTCTTAGATATTACTGGGTATCCCAAAGAGATTCTGTTGCCGTGGGTTCTATCTATTGGTTTTTACCAGGTCAGGAATCAGAACCGAGAAACGTTTCTAAGACCCTAACCGTctagggtgtctggctggctctgtcggtagagtgagtgactcttgatctcagggttgtgtgttcaagccccacattgggcatggagcctacttaaataagAACTCGTCCGTCTAAGTAACAGTACGTGTAATCAGAAGGTCTTGTGAAAGTTAGTTTTTCCCAGACAACTGCATATGAGTGGTGAGCGTGTTCGGGTTCTGCTGGTTTCTAGCCTTCACCTTGTGGAGGGCAGACCTGGCTGATGCCAGTCTGTCGGGACGTCCCTTGTCACTCTGCTCTGATCTGAGGGCATAGCACACTCGGGAGAACGGGTGTTCTGAGCAAAAGCATGAAATTGCAGCCGCCCCGGAAGGGCCCCACGCTCTCCCCTTGGTGTCGCTGTGGCTCAGTGCCCGGAAGAGGCTGCTGTCTGCagccctcatctggctctgttcGGTGGACAGAGGCGTGTGGCTTCTGCTATCACAACTCCGGGTTGCTGTGCCGGGCCGAACCTGGGCTCTGGGGGCCGGGGTGGGTGGCATGGGAGGCTTTGGGAGGACCGAGGTTCTCGCAGCCCTCTCTGTGCCCACAGTTTGACGAAGGCCGGAACAACTTCGAGGGGGACATCACCAAAGACAGGCTGTTGGACTTCATCAAGCACAACCAGCTGCCGCTGGTCATCGAGTTCACTGAGCAGGTGCGGCTCTCCTGTGGGTCCTGCGCCCTGAGGGCGGGGCGGTGTGTGAGGGTCGTGGGGTCCCGACCCCGGGAACCCCCACGTACAGATCGTTGCAGCGGTGGCATTGCAGCCATTGAGAGAATGTTCTGCGTAAATGGCTTAGTTTGTGGCTCAGACCCAGTAACCTCTGTTTACAACACAGACAGCCCCGAAGATTTTCGGAGGTGAAATCAAGACTCACATCCTGCTATTCCTGCCCAAGAGCGTGTCTGACTATGAGAGCAAACTGAGCAACTTCAAGAAGGCCGCCGAGCGCTTCAAGGGGAAGGTGAGCGGGCGGCTCGAGTGACTCAGGCTGCAGGGTGGCCTGGGGCTCTCTGCGGCTCCCGGGTCCCTCTGGGAGGGCCGGGCCGTGGCGGTGAGAGTCTGCACAGTGTGCGTGGCGGGAAGCAGCCAGGCAGGGGAGCGGAAGCTGCCTGCGGCCCCCCGCCTCACCTGCCGCTTCTCCCCTAGATTCTGTTCATCTTCATCGACAGCGACCACACGGACAACCAGCGGATCCTGGAGTTCTTCGGCCTCAAGAAGGAGGAGTGCCCCGCTGTGCGCCTCATCACCCTGGAGGAGGAGATGACCAAGTACAAGCCGGAGTCGGACGAGTTGACGGCGGCGAAGATTGAAGAGTTCTGCCACCGCTTCCTGGAGGGCAAGATCAAGGTGGGGGAGCCACATCCCGAGGTAGAGCCGGCCCGCGCCGGCCTCTCGGCCTTCGGGGTCCTGGGCTCCCTGCGGCTGCATCTGGAAGGTGTCCGAGCTGAGCGTGGACTCCTGTGGACGGGGCCCCAGACGGCGTGAAGATGCTTGGGGAGAGACGCGGTGGCCCCACTGCTTGGGGAGCACGGAGCAGCCCCGACCCCGTGGGCTCGGCCCTCTCCCGAGGCTCCGTGAGCAGCTCTGGTCCCTGTGTGTCtcaggccggggtgggggtccTAGGGGCCAGTGGGGTCTTGAGCCATCCCTGACCCTGCTctgcctgccctccagccccacctgATGAGCCAGGAGCTGCCCGAAGACTGGGACAAGCAGCCCGTCAAAGTGCTGGTTGGGAAAAACTTCGAAGAAGTTGCTTTTGACGAGAAAAAGAACGTCTTCGTGGAATTCTGTAAGTGGAGCCTCTTCCACTCGTGCGCGCGTCCTCCCCACGAGGGCCAGCGGGCCGGGGGTGGGCAGAAAGCGGCTCCTCGGCCCAAGGCGGGGACTCCGCTGCTCTCTTCCAGATGCCCCGTGGTGTGGGCACTG of the Neofelis nebulosa isolate mNeoNeb1 chromosome 16, mNeoNeb1.pri, whole genome shotgun sequence genome contains:
- the P4HB gene encoding protein disulfide-isomerase, which codes for MLRRVLLCLALAVLTRAGAAAPEEEDHVLVLHKGNFEEALAAHKYLLVEFYAPWCGHCKALAPEYAKAAGRLKAEGSEIRLAKVDATEESDLAQRYGVRGYPTVKFFKNGDTAAPREYTAGREAEDIVNWLKKRTGPAASTLPDRAAAEALLESSEVTVIGFFKDVESDFAKQFLLAAEAIDDIPFGITSNSDVFSKYQLDKDGVVLFKKFDEGRNNFEGDITKDRLLDFIKHNQLPLVIEFTEQTAPKIFGGEIKTHILLFLPKSVSDYESKLSNFKKAAERFKGKILFIFIDSDHTDNQRILEFFGLKKEECPAVRLITLEEEMTKYKPESDELTAAKIEEFCHRFLEGKIKPHLMSQELPEDWDKQPVKVLVGKNFEEVAFDEKKNVFVEFYAPWCGHCKQLAPIWDKLGETYKDHENVVIAKMDSTANEVEAVRVHSFPTLKFFPAGAGRAVIDYNGERTLDGFKKFLESGGQDGAGDDDDLEDLEEAEEPDLEEDDDQKAVKDEL